The following proteins are co-located in the Candidatus Kaelpia aquatica genome:
- the rpmG gene encoding 50S ribosomal protein L33, translating into MPNEKVTLACGDCKDRNYMTAKNKTNNPDRLAIKKYCRKCNKHTLHKETK; encoded by the coding sequence ATGCCAAACGAAAAAGTTACTTTAGCCTGTGGTGATTGTAAAGATAGAAATTATATGACTGCTAAAAATAAGACAAATAATCCGGATAGATTAGCGATAAAAAAATATTGTAGGAAGTGTAATAAGCACACTTTGCATAAAGAGACTAAATGA